A genomic stretch from Halopiger aswanensis includes:
- the ileS gene encoding isoleucine--tRNA ligase: MSRFGEVDDQYDPHELEQRVFEYWDEVDAYEQTVEHRSDGESFFFVDGPPYTSGSAHMGTTWNKTLKDVYLRFFRMQGYDVTDRPGYDMHGLPIETRVEERLGFENKKDIEEYGEENFIETCKEYAEEQLEGLQADFQDFGVWMDWDDPYKTVRPEYMEAAWWGFSKAAERGLVEKGHRSISQCPRCETAIANNEVEYEDVEDPSIYVKFDLAEREGSIVIWTTTPWTVPANTFVAVDEDGDYVGVRAEKDGEEELLYVAEAKHEEVLREGRYEDYEVVEELSGEELIGWSYEHPLAEEVPDHVDAEGAFEVYDADYVDTHGDGTGLVHSAPGHGEEDFERGRELGFPIFCPVGGDGVYTEEAGKYEGQFVKEADDEIISDLEDNDALLASGTVDHSYGHCWRCDTGIIQIVTDQWFITITDIKDELLENIEDSEWHPDWARDNRFRDFVEEAPDWNVSRQRYWGIPLPVWTPEDRDDDEDMIVIGDREELVDRVDQDVDPDAVDLHKDTVDELTITEDGTTYTRVPDVFDVWLDSSVASWGTLNYPEDDSRFDELWPADFILEAHDQTRGWFWSQLGMGTAAIGDIPYEEVLMHGHALMPDGRAMSKSKDILIDPHEAIDQHGRDVMRLFLLSNNPQGEDMRFDWDGMQTMENHLRTLWNVFRFPLPYMRLDDFDPQETTLEDVDSDLELIDEWVLARLQSTKQEMTEHFEDRRQDKAVDALIDFVVEDVSRFYVQAVRERMWEEEDSASKEAAYATIYRVLRETVALLAPYAPFIAEEIYGTLTGDAEHDTVHMCDWPAIEEYWQDEQLEEDVAFLRAIEEAGANARQQAGRKLRWPVPRVVVAADDERVADAVERHTDLLEDRLNAREIELVSAEDRWEELQYSAEADMSELGPAFGDRAGQVMNALNEARIDDPTLEALEAAVDDVLEDGESLEESMVSFVTETPDDIAGTAFGLNGDDRGVAYVDASLTEDIESEGYAREVIRRVQEMRKDLDLDVEERIALDLEIADDRVADLVSEREDLIREEVRADELRAVEDGHRKEWDVEGVQMEIAIEPLAAAEASD; this comes from the coding sequence ATGAGCAGGTTCGGCGAGGTCGACGACCAGTACGACCCCCACGAACTCGAGCAGCGGGTGTTCGAGTACTGGGACGAGGTCGACGCCTACGAGCAAACGGTCGAGCACCGATCGGACGGGGAATCGTTCTTCTTCGTCGACGGGCCGCCGTACACCTCCGGGTCGGCCCACATGGGGACCACCTGGAACAAGACGCTGAAGGACGTCTACCTCCGCTTCTTCAGGATGCAGGGGTACGACGTCACCGACCGCCCGGGCTACGACATGCACGGGCTCCCCATCGAGACCCGCGTCGAGGAGCGACTCGGCTTCGAGAACAAGAAGGACATCGAGGAGTACGGCGAGGAGAACTTCATCGAGACGTGTAAGGAGTACGCCGAGGAGCAACTCGAGGGCCTCCAGGCGGACTTCCAGGACTTCGGCGTCTGGATGGACTGGGACGACCCCTACAAGACCGTCCGGCCGGAGTACATGGAGGCCGCCTGGTGGGGCTTCTCGAAGGCCGCGGAACGAGGACTCGTCGAGAAGGGCCACCGCTCGATCTCGCAGTGTCCCCGCTGTGAAACCGCCATCGCGAACAACGAGGTCGAGTACGAGGACGTCGAGGACCCCTCGATCTACGTCAAGTTCGACCTCGCCGAGCGCGAGGGCTCGATCGTCATCTGGACGACCACGCCGTGGACCGTTCCCGCGAACACCTTCGTCGCGGTCGACGAGGACGGCGACTACGTCGGCGTCCGCGCCGAAAAGGACGGCGAGGAGGAACTGCTGTACGTCGCCGAGGCCAAACACGAGGAGGTCCTCCGCGAGGGCCGCTACGAGGACTACGAGGTCGTCGAGGAACTGTCCGGCGAGGAACTGATCGGCTGGTCCTACGAGCACCCGCTCGCCGAGGAGGTTCCGGACCACGTCGACGCCGAGGGCGCGTTCGAGGTCTACGACGCCGACTACGTCGACACGCACGGCGACGGTACCGGCCTCGTTCACTCCGCGCCGGGCCACGGTGAGGAGGACTTCGAGCGCGGCCGCGAACTCGGCTTCCCGATCTTCTGTCCCGTCGGCGGCGACGGCGTCTACACCGAGGAAGCCGGCAAGTACGAGGGCCAGTTCGTCAAGGAGGCCGACGACGAGATCATCTCGGATCTCGAGGACAACGACGCCCTCCTTGCCTCGGGCACCGTCGACCACAGCTACGGCCACTGCTGGCGCTGCGACACGGGCATCATCCAGATCGTCACCGACCAGTGGTTCATCACGATCACCGACATCAAGGACGAACTGCTGGAAAACATCGAGGACAGCGAGTGGCACCCCGACTGGGCCCGCGACAATCGCTTCCGGGACTTCGTCGAGGAGGCGCCCGACTGGAACGTCTCGCGCCAGCGCTACTGGGGCATCCCGCTGCCCGTCTGGACGCCCGAAGATCGGGACGACGACGAGGACATGATCGTCATCGGCGACCGCGAGGAGCTCGTCGACCGCGTCGATCAGGACGTCGATCCCGATGCGGTCGACCTCCACAAGGACACGGTCGACGAACTCACGATCACCGAGGACGGCACCACCTACACCCGCGTCCCCGACGTCTTCGACGTCTGGCTCGACTCCTCGGTCGCCTCCTGGGGCACCCTGAACTACCCCGAGGACGACAGCCGGTTCGACGAGCTCTGGCCCGCCGACTTCATCCTCGAGGCCCACGACCAGACGCGGGGCTGGTTCTGGTCGCAGCTCGGCATGGGAACCGCCGCGATCGGCGACATTCCCTACGAGGAAGTGCTGATGCACGGCCACGCGCTCATGCCCGACGGCCGCGCGATGAGCAAGTCCAAGGACATCCTCATCGACCCCCACGAGGCCATCGATCAGCACGGCCGCGACGTCATGCGCCTGTTCCTGCTCTCGAACAACCCGCAGGGCGAGGACATGCGCTTCGACTGGGACGGGATGCAGACGATGGAGAACCACCTCCGCACCCTCTGGAACGTCTTCCGGTTCCCGCTGCCGTACATGCGGCTCGACGACTTCGACCCGCAGGAGACGACGCTCGAGGACGTCGATTCGGACCTCGAGCTCATCGACGAGTGGGTGCTGGCCCGCCTGCAGTCGACGAAGCAGGAGATGACCGAGCACTTCGAGGACCGCCGCCAGGACAAGGCCGTCGACGCCCTCATCGACTTCGTCGTCGAGGACGTCTCGCGGTTCTACGTCCAGGCCGTCCGCGAGCGCATGTGGGAAGAGGAGGACAGCGCCTCCAAGGAGGCCGCCTACGCGACGATCTACCGCGTCCTTCGCGAGACCGTCGCGCTGCTGGCTCCCTACGCGCCGTTCATCGCCGAGGAGATCTACGGCACCCTCACGGGCGACGCCGAGCACGACACCGTCCACATGTGCGACTGGCCCGCGATCGAGGAGTACTGGCAGGACGAGCAACTCGAGGAGGACGTCGCCTTCCTGCGAGCGATCGAGGAAGCCGGCGCGAACGCCCGCCAGCAGGCCGGCCGCAAGCTCCGCTGGCCCGTCCCGCGCGTCGTCGTCGCCGCAGACGACGAGCGCGTCGCCGACGCGGTCGAGCGCCACACCGACCTGCTCGAGGACCGGCTCAACGCCCGCGAGATCGAACTCGTCTCCGCGGAGGACCGCTGGGAGGAGCTCCAGTACAGCGCCGAGGCCGACATGAGCGAACTCGGACCCGCCTTCGGCGACCGTGCCGGGCAGGTCATGAACGCGCTCAACGAGGCCCGCATCGACGACCCCACGCTCGAGGCGCTCGAGGCGGCCGTTGATGACGTGCTCGAGGACGGCGAGTCGCTCGAAGAGTCGATGGTTTCCTTCGTCACCGAGACGCCCGACGACATCGCCGGCACCGCCTTCGGCCTGAACGGCGACGACCGCGGCGTCGCCTACGTCGACGCCTCGCTGACCGAGGACATCGAGAGCGAGGGCTACGCCCGCGAGGTCATCCGGCGCGTCCAGGAGATGCGCAAGGACCTCGACCTCGATGTCGAGGAACGCATCGCGCTGGACCTCGAGATTGCGGACGACCGCGTGGCCGACCTCGTTTCCGAGCGCGAGGACCTGATCCGCGAGGAGGTCCGCGCCGACGAACTGCGGGCGGTCGAGGACGGCCACCGCAAGGAGTGGGACGTCGAGGGCGTCCAGATGGAGATCGCGATCGAGCCGCTCGCGGCGGCCGAGGCGTCGGACTGA
- a CDS encoding CARDB domain-containing protein, translating into MRARVAVVFFVVLLVGSLSAPVLGLAAGGDSSGAVAEPTGTETASIGAASSSASSLSAASSASSATLHRTTTLRQLPDRPGTYEAEFSFRVPDAVTELNVLLTPDATVQSARGFEGGDEKGTVRWTEMTDEPTLRVTLPANRTAVGRSAVAATGPSGSTASATSNASPATAATSRDGYSFVETGDWGIVQVPGGFSYRYTAPVALEETVQVDGPGATGGDIAVFGPVTEYERAVDGGSGTIRLVVPDAADLQEEPEAIFDELEAARNGLDVGSASDELFFVAAPTDADWGPRGVQYGRADAWVAADAELSDPGSAWLHEYVHVRQGYTRSSVGTTSETAWLVEGQADYHAATLALEHGLIDYADVREFLADGERSPYDTDVLAEPDSWSDDRTPYVKGRLVYGELDRQLRLATDGDRTLADVFRRLNAREEPVTEDALLAALEDAGGEDVRAAAEKYTRTKAVPEMWDRDGHQQAFDQPVAEFEYGIDADGIRVAGEPWGAWRHGSGENGSFGSVDEQGGERTIAVPADESVRIPATIANTGDRNGTDDATLQVNGDVVDYQQQRLEAGAATTANLSWTPTKLGTYDVRVGAEKLTAVVVGDSSVRVTDLTLEPETAAPGDPIVASATVEATGDGPGATLLEFRTAEGKTTIPVAVAADETATVEHELRFESPARYEVAVGQQSATVTVENRSRPPADLEEVPGFGAPAGIAALVALLAVAHVLSLRSRRP; encoded by the coding sequence ATGCGCGCCCGGGTTGCCGTCGTCTTCTTCGTCGTTCTCCTCGTTGGCTCACTCTCCGCACCTGTCCTCGGACTCGCCGCCGGCGGGGACTCGAGCGGTGCCGTCGCCGAACCGACCGGTACCGAGACCGCTTCGATCGGGGCGGCGAGTTCGTCCGCTTCGTCGCTGTCAGCCGCCTCGTCGGCCTCAAGCGCGACGCTCCACCGGACGACGACGTTGCGCCAACTTCCCGACCGACCGGGGACGTACGAGGCCGAATTCAGCTTCCGGGTTCCCGACGCGGTCACCGAACTCAACGTCCTCCTCACGCCCGATGCGACCGTCCAGTCGGCTCGAGGGTTCGAGGGAGGAGACGAGAAGGGGACGGTCCGGTGGACCGAGATGACCGACGAGCCGACGCTTCGGGTGACGCTGCCGGCGAACCGGACGGCGGTCGGTCGGAGTGCCGTCGCGGCGACCGGCCCGTCGGGTTCGACCGCGAGCGCAACGTCGAACGCGTCACCGGCGACGGCCGCCACGTCGCGGGACGGCTACTCCTTCGTCGAGACCGGCGACTGGGGTATCGTGCAGGTCCCCGGCGGCTTCTCCTACCGCTACACCGCGCCCGTCGCCCTCGAGGAAACAGTACAAGTCGACGGCCCGGGAGCGACCGGCGGCGACATCGCCGTCTTCGGTCCGGTGACGGAGTACGAACGCGCCGTCGACGGCGGCTCGGGGACGATCAGGTTGGTCGTTCCCGACGCGGCCGACCTACAGGAGGAGCCAGAGGCGATCTTCGACGAACTCGAGGCAGCACGGAACGGGCTCGACGTCGGTTCGGCCAGCGATGAACTGTTCTTCGTCGCAGCGCCGACCGACGCTGACTGGGGGCCCAGAGGGGTCCAGTACGGCCGCGCTGACGCGTGGGTCGCTGCCGACGCCGAACTGTCCGACCCCGGCAGCGCCTGGCTCCACGAGTACGTCCACGTTCGCCAGGGGTACACGCGTTCGTCCGTCGGCACGACGAGCGAGACGGCGTGGCTCGTCGAGGGCCAGGCCGACTACCACGCCGCGACGTTGGCCCTCGAGCACGGGTTGATCGACTACGCGGACGTTCGGGAATTCCTCGCGGACGGCGAGCGCTCGCCATACGATACCGACGTCCTCGCCGAGCCCGACAGTTGGTCGGATGACCGGACGCCCTACGTGAAGGGACGGCTCGTCTACGGCGAACTCGACCGGCAACTCCGGCTCGCCACCGACGGCGACCGAACGCTCGCGGACGTCTTCCGACGGCTGAACGCCAGGGAGGAGCCGGTGACCGAGGACGCGCTGCTCGCGGCGCTCGAGGACGCGGGCGGCGAAGACGTCCGCGCGGCCGCGGAGAAGTACACGCGGACGAAAGCGGTACCCGAGATGTGGGATCGGGACGGCCATCAGCAGGCCTTCGACCAACCCGTCGCCGAGTTCGAATACGGGATCGACGCGGACGGGATTCGCGTTGCGGGCGAACCGTGGGGCGCGTGGCGACACGGGAGCGGCGAGAACGGGTCGTTCGGATCCGTGGACGAGCAGGGCGGGGAACGTACGATCGCCGTCCCCGCCGACGAATCCGTTCGAATACCCGCGACGATCGCCAACACCGGAGATCGGAACGGCACCGACGACGCGACGCTACAGGTGAATGGGGACGTCGTCGACTACCAGCAACAGCGCCTCGAGGCCGGCGCGGCGACGACCGCGAATCTCTCCTGGACGCCGACGAAACTCGGCACGTACGACGTCCGCGTCGGCGCGGAGAAACTGACGGCGGTCGTCGTCGGCGACTCGAGCGTCCGGGTGACGGACCTGACTCTCGAGCCCGAAACCGCTGCGCCCGGCGACCCGATCGTAGCGTCGGCGACGGTCGAGGCGACCGGCGACGGCCCCGGTGCCACCCTCCTCGAGTTTCGGACGGCCGAAGGGAAAACTACGATCCCCGTCGCAGTCGCGGCCGACGAGACCGCGACGGTCGAGCACGAACTGCGGTTCGAGTCCCCGGCGCGGTACGAGGTCGCCGTCGGACAGCAGTCCGCAACCGTTACCGTCGAGAACCGATCGCGGCCGCCGGCCGACCTCGAGGAAGTTCCCGGATTCGGCGCGCCAGCAGGGATTGCAGCGCTGGTCGCACTTCTGGCAGTCGCACACGTACTCTCGCTGCGGTCGCGGCGCCCGTAA